The following coding sequences lie in one Patescibacteria group bacterium genomic window:
- a CDS encoding YbaK/EbsC family protein, producing the protein MPVPKQIINYLDKRGAKYAIITHRKVYTAYDAAQTLKKKLDEIAKNLLVKTNKGFVLVLLPASKRVDLKKLKKLMNAKGMGIKTVEIPKEGVMVRVFKVKPGAMPAFGSLHDLEVYMDKGLQKVKKVILPTGSFTDSVEMAMKEFEKLEKPVVGAFSEMKKFKKPLKKAIKKTVKKAKKVIKKISKKRR; encoded by the coding sequence ATGCCAGTTCCAAAACAAATCATTAATTACTTAGACAAACGAGGCGCTAAATATGCGATTATTACTCATCGTAAAGTTTACACTGCTTATGATGCGGCGCAGACCTTAAAAAAGAAATTAGATGAAATTGCCAAGAATTTACTGGTCAAAACCAATAAAGGTTTTGTCCTAGTTTTATTGCCAGCCTCAAAAAGAGTTGACTTGAAAAAATTGAAAAAATTAATGAATGCAAAAGGCATGGGTATTAAGACAGTTGAAATACCAAAAGAGGGTGTTATGGTCAGAGTATTTAAAGTTAAGCCAGGCGCGATGCCAGCTTTTGGCTCTTTACACGATTTGGAAGTTTATATGGATAAGGGTTTACAAAAAGTAAAAAAAGTTATTTTGCCAACAGGCAGTTTTACTGACAGCGTGGAAATGGCCATGAAAGAATTTGAAAAATTGGAAAAGCCAGTAGTAGGAGCATTTTCCGAAATGAAGAAGTTTAAGAAACCTTTGAAAAAAGCAATAAAGAAAACTGTTAAAAAAGCTAAAAAAGTAATTAAAAAAATTTCTAAAAAGAGAAGATAG
- a CDS encoding segregation/condensation protein A, protein MGTYKVQLESWQGPLDLLLQLIESQEMDITKVSLATVADQFIAYMNANPNLKLEETADFLVVAAKLIYIKSKALLPTLEIEEEGIDLEKQLKMYKEYLEAAKKIQKILKKKKQCFSKEKFPEGAMIIGFHAPKSLTAAKMQRIYEQVIKRIKPIVILPQRVIAKAIKLSERIQQIKDLVLKEACTSFNKLICDSKTKTDKIVSFLAVLELVKQKILWVEQDELFKDITLKKV, encoded by the coding sequence ATGGGAACATACAAGGTACAATTAGAATCCTGGCAAGGCCCTTTAGACCTGCTTTTGCAGTTAATTGAAAGCCAGGAAATGGATATCACTAAAGTTTCTTTGGCAACCGTGGCTGATCAATTTATCGCTTACATGAATGCCAATCCAAATTTAAAGCTGGAAGAAACTGCAGATTTTTTGGTTGTGGCAGCCAAGCTGATCTATATTAAGTCAAAGGCATTATTGCCAACCTTGGAAATTGAGGAAGAGGGCATTGATTTGGAAAAGCAGTTAAAGATGTATAAGGAATATTTGGAAGCAGCTAAGAAGATTCAGAAGATATTAAAAAAGAAGAAACAATGTTTTAGCAAAGAGAAATTTCCAGAAGGCGCCATGATTATTGGCTTTCACGCGCCTAAGAGCTTAACCGCAGCTAAAATGCAAAGGATTTACGAACAGGTTATAAAGCGTATTAAGCCAATTGTTATTTTGCCGCAAAGAGTAATTGCCAAAGCAATCAAGCTTTCAGAAAGGATTCAGCAAATTAAAGATTTGGTTTTAAAAGAAGCTTGTACTAGTTTTAATAAATTAATTTGCGATTCCAAGACTAAAACTGACAAAATCGTTTCTTTCCTGGCCGTCTTGGAACTCGTTAAACAAAAGATTTTGTGGGTGGAACAGGATGAGTTATTTAAGGATATAACATTGAAAAAAGTTTAA
- the scpB gene encoding SMC-Scp complex subunit ScpB, whose product MSLKSKIESILFISIRPLSAGKIAELVGGDKEDVKKELDNLFTEYNQNDRGISLQKIGSNYQMVSHADNGKLISEFLKEEVTGELTPASLETLTVVAYRGPITRTELEMIRGVNCSIILRNLMIRGLIEEIDDKKNMVQKYQITFDFLKHLGLTDPTQLPEYEKLNSQEALEKLLNPTQPVQQDLSQEN is encoded by the coding sequence ATGTCGCTAAAATCAAAAATTGAATCTATTTTATTCATTTCTATCAGGCCTCTTTCAGCTGGGAAAATCGCAGAATTGGTTGGCGGTGATAAGGAAGATGTGAAAAAAGAATTGGATAATTTATTTACTGAATATAATCAAAATGACAGAGGAATTAGCTTACAGAAAATAGGCAGCAATTATCAGATGGTTTCCCATGCTGATAATGGCAAGCTTATCTCAGAATTTTTAAAAGAAGAAGTAACTGGAGAATTAACTCCGGCCTCATTGGAAACCCTAACTGTTGTCGCGTATCGCGGACCGATTACCAGAACAGAACTGGAAATGATCAGGGGAGTAAATTGCAGTATTATTTTAAGAAATTTAATGATTCGCGGGTTAATTGAGGAAATTGACGATAAGAAAAATATGGTCCAAAAATATCAGATTACCTTTGATTTTCTGAAACATTTAGGCTTAACAGATCCGACCCAGCTGCCTGAGTATGAAAAGTTAAATAGCCAGGAAGCTTTGGAAAAACTTTTAAATCCAACACAACCAGTGCAGCAAGATTTAAGCCAAGAAAATTAA